Genomic segment of Streptosporangium sp. NBC_01755:
TCGTCGGGGCCGATCCGTCGCAGTCCGATCACGCGTCGCACCCTAGCAGGGAGGGCGTGACGCGGGTCATCTCCAGGGGCGGGAACGTCGCCCGGCGCTCACCGCCGGATCGCGGTCATTCGACCTCGACGGGGACCCCGCCGGTGATGCGGACGAGCTCGTCGAAGGAGGTCGGGAAGACGGTGTGCGGGTGGCCGGCGGCGGCCCAGACGACGTCGTACTTGCCCAGCCAGGTGTCGACCAGCGTCCTGACCGGGGCGGGGTGGCCGATCGGGGCGACGCCGCCGATGACCTGGCCGGTGGCCGCCCGAACGAAGGCGGGATCGGCGCGCTTCACCTTCGCCACGCCGACCGTCCTGGCGATCAGGGCGGTGTCGACCCGGTGTGCGCCGCTGGTCAGGACCAGGAGCGGCTCGCCGTCGGCGTCGAATATCAGGCTGTTGGCGATGGCGCCGACCTCGCAGCCAAGCTGCGCGGCGGCGCTGGCGGCGGTCGGGGTGGCCTCCGAGAAGGTGACGACCTCACCGGGGACGGCGTGCTCACGCAGCACGGCGGTGACTTTCTCAACGTTCGGATGCAACTTTTCTGGCACCTGGCCACTCTAAACGGGTTGACCGTTTATTGCCGCTTCATAACCGGCGGCTTGCATGGGGAACCCGTGCGCTATGGTCCCTTGACC
This window contains:
- a CDS encoding YbaK/EbsC family protein; amino-acid sequence: MPEKLHPNVEKVTAVLREHAVPGEVVTFSEATPTAASAAAQLGCEVGAIANSLIFDADGEPLLVLTSGAHRVDTALIARTVGVAKVKRADPAFVRAATGQVIGGVAPIGHPAPVRTLVDTWLGKYDVVWAAAGHPHTVFPTSFDELVRITGGVPVEVE